A genomic region of Anaeromicrobium sediminis contains the following coding sequences:
- a CDS encoding NAD(P)/FAD-dependent oxidoreductase, translating to MYDVAIIGAGVIGCLIGRELSKYELKTVIIEKENDVANGTTKANSAIIHAGYDSKYGTNKGRFNVEGNRMFDELCFKLDVPFKRIGSLVIAFEKEDMKTLKDLYENGQKVGVEGMEIIDGYKVLEMEPNLNPNILGALHAKSAGIIVPWELAIGAAENAMDNGVELLLNNQVESIENNGTYYEINTNLETIKAKYVINCAGVYSDKICSMVEDCDFEIIPRRGQYYLLDKECEGLVNRVIFQCPTKLGKGVLVAPTVDGNIIVGPDAEDIFNKDDISTTKDRLKFIEECAMKSCEKIPFHKTITMFAGLRAEPSTGDFIIEESKKNKGFINVAGIKSPGLSSAPAISVYVSKLLRDIIGSVKEKEDFNPMRKRVIRFMELTDEEKSETIKKDNRYGRIICRCESITEGEIVDCINRNAGATTLNGVKRRTRPGAGRCQGGFCGPRVIEILAREMGVDRKEILKENIGSHILTGHTKEL from the coding sequence ATGTATGACGTGGCTATTATAGGGGCTGGTGTGATTGGGTGTTTAATTGGAAGAGAATTGTCTAAGTATGAACTGAAAACTGTGATAATCGAGAAGGAAAATGATGTGGCAAATGGAACCACTAAAGCTAACAGTGCCATAATTCATGCAGGATATGATTCTAAATATGGGACGAATAAGGGACGATTTAATGTGGAAGGCAATAGGATGTTTGATGAATTATGTTTCAAATTAGATGTACCTTTCAAGAGAATAGGCTCCCTGGTAATTGCCTTTGAAAAGGAAGATATGAAAACACTAAAGGACTTATATGAAAATGGCCAAAAGGTAGGCGTAGAGGGTATGGAAATTATAGATGGATATAAGGTTTTAGAGATGGAACCTAATTTAAATCCAAACATATTAGGAGCCCTTCATGCTAAGTCTGCTGGTATTATAGTACCCTGGGAGCTTGCCATAGGAGCAGCTGAAAATGCCATGGATAATGGGGTAGAATTACTTCTTAATAATCAGGTTGAGAGTATAGAAAATAATGGGACATATTATGAGATAAACACTAATCTAGAAACTATAAAGGCTAAATATGTTATAAATTGTGCTGGTGTTTATTCGGATAAAATTTGCTCTATGGTAGAAGATTGTGATTTTGAAATAATACCAAGACGAGGTCAATATTATTTATTAGACAAGGAATGTGAAGGATTAGTAAATAGGGTAATATTTCAATGTCCTACAAAACTTGGAAAGGGTGTTTTAGTAGCTCCTACTGTAGATGGAAACATAATAGTTGGACCAGATGCAGAGGATATTTTCAATAAGGATGACATATCTACAACAAAGGACAGACTTAAGTTTATTGAAGAGTGTGCCATGAAGTCTTGCGAAAAAATTCCATTTCATAAGACCATAACCATGTTTGCAGGCCTTAGGGCAGAACCTTCTACAGGGGATTTTATAATAGAGGAGTCAAAGAAAAATAAGGGCTTTATAAATGTGGCAGGAATAAAATCCCCAGGATTGTCTTCTGCACCGGCTATTAGTGTATATGTGTCAAAGTTGCTAAGGGATATTATAGGATCTGTGAAAGAAAAAGAAGACTTTAATCCTATGAGAAAAAGGGTAATTAGATTCATGGAATTAACGGATGAAGAGAAGAGTGAAACAATTAAAAAGGACAATAGATATGGAAGAATAATATGTAGATGCGAATCCATAACAGAAGGAGAAATTGTAGACTGCATAAATAGAAATGCAGGAGCTACAACACTAAATGGTGTAAAGAGAAGAACTAGACCAGGAGCAGGACGGTGTCAAGGTGGATTTTGTGGACCAAGGGTAATTGAAATATTGGCTAGGGAAATGGGTGTAGATAGGAAAGAAATATTAAAGGAAAATATAGGGTCTCACATTTTGACAGGTCATACAAAGGAACTATAA
- a CDS encoding MFS transporter: protein MSDKARKYLAIFSLSIAGGSIYLIPFLKYVFYDYQIEAMGITNQQSGLLLTMYGIGCMLLYVPGGIVADKFSPKKCLLYSLISTTILTLIYGFTNNYTVALVIWLLLAITTAFVFWSALMKTLRMIGDENDQGRIFGIYYAGNGITGAVGNGIALWAAGLASDAKGSLFNVVLVYAICTGVAAIMVALFLKDDKNENVETSKEDKFKMEDVVQLLKNPIVWIFSLVIFCGYSVYSSTSYFTPYLTNVVGISPEQSGVYSIIRTYLFMLLAPVGGYLADKVFKSTSKWFMVAFSVLALLFIGVINVPADVNPTFISILTLLPGAFGLALYGVLFSIITEAKIPVSVTATAVGIASIIGYSPDLFMSAMFGSWLDKYGNGGYTYIFTFLMGVGLVGATASYLIRRRCRNLDKVVSD, encoded by the coding sequence ATGAGCGATAAAGCAAGAAAATATTTAGCTATTTTTTCATTGTCTATAGCTGGAGGATCCATATACTTAATTCCATTTCTAAAATATGTATTTTATGATTATCAAATTGAAGCCATGGGAATAACCAATCAACAATCGGGTTTACTTTTAACCATGTACGGAATAGGATGTATGTTGCTTTATGTACCTGGAGGTATAGTTGCTGATAAATTTTCACCTAAAAAGTGTCTCTTATACTCACTCATAAGTACAACCATATTAACCTTAATATATGGTTTTACTAATAACTATACAGTAGCATTAGTAATTTGGCTGTTACTGGCAATAACTACAGCCTTTGTTTTCTGGTCTGCCTTAATGAAGACTCTAAGAATGATTGGTGATGAAAATGACCAGGGAAGAATTTTCGGTATCTACTATGCAGGTAATGGTATAACAGGTGCAGTAGGTAATGGTATAGCCTTATGGGCAGCTGGTCTTGCAAGTGATGCCAAAGGAAGTTTATTTAATGTTGTATTAGTTTATGCAATTTGTACTGGAGTTGCAGCAATAATGGTTGCCTTATTTCTAAAAGATGATAAAAATGAAAATGTTGAAACTTCAAAAGAAGATAAATTTAAAATGGAAGATGTAGTACAATTACTTAAAAATCCAATTGTATGGATATTTTCCTTAGTAATATTCTGTGGATACAGTGTATATAGTAGTACTTCATACTTCACACCATATCTTACAAATGTAGTAGGCATTTCGCCTGAGCAATCTGGAGTATATTCAATCATAAGAACATACCTGTTTATGTTACTTGCTCCTGTTGGCGGATATCTTGCTGATAAAGTATTTAAATCCACAAGTAAATGGTTTATGGTTGCATTTTCAGTTCTTGCCCTATTGTTTATAGGTGTAATAAATGTTCCAGCAGATGTAAATCCAACCTTCATAAGTATACTTACTCTTCTACCAGGGGCCTTTGGTCTTGCTCTTTATGGTGTATTGTTCTCCATAATTACTGAAGCGAAAATACCTGTAAGTGTTACTGCTACGGCAGTTGGTATAGCGTCCATTATAGGTTATTCTCCAGATTTATTCATGTCTGCCATGTTTGGTTCTTGGTTGGATAAATACGGTAATGGAGGATATACGTATATTTTCACCTTCCTTATGGGAGTTGGTCTTGTAGGAGCAACTGCATCTTACTTAATAAGAAGACGTTGTAGAAATTTGGATAAGGTAGTTAGTGATTAA
- a CDS encoding DUF1847 domain-containing protein, which translates to MKCALCENKECFKGKDCTNDREEEVALYQDENLKMMQVTGVMNKNAGRLEELIEFGKLMNYKKIGVAFCIAFKNEAKIIHEILSEHFEVSSICCRNAGVDKSELNMPKRRADKGETSCNPIGQAHKLNERNTELNVLVGLCMGHDVLFNKWSEAPTTTLIVKDRKYKHNPLEGIAG; encoded by the coding sequence ATGAAATGTGCATTATGTGAAAACAAAGAATGTTTTAAGGGAAAGGATTGTACAAACGATAGGGAAGAAGAGGTAGCATTATATCAAGATGAAAATTTAAAAATGATGCAAGTAACAGGAGTAATGAATAAAAACGCTGGAAGGTTAGAAGAATTAATAGAGTTTGGAAAGCTTATGAACTATAAAAAGATTGGTGTGGCCTTTTGTATAGCTTTTAAAAATGAAGCTAAGATAATTCATGAAATTTTAAGTGAACATTTTGAGGTGAGTTCCATTTGCTGTAGAAATGCAGGAGTAGACAAATCAGAACTTAACATGCCAAAGAGAAGAGCTGATAAGGGAGAAACATCTTGTAATCCTATTGGCCAGGCGCACAAATTAAATGAGAGAAATACAGAGTTAAATGTGTTAGTAGGGCTCTGTATGGGCCATGATGTATTATTTAACAAGTGGAGTGAAGCACCAACTACTACACTTATAGTTAAAGATAGAAAATATAAACACAATCCATTAGAAGGAATAGCAGGTTAG
- a CDS encoding tetratricopeptide repeat protein yields MARKFKIEGQLIKALRFYEKAYKQPGAKDDVELLLDMAINYDEFENEAMAEEKYWEVLAVDKEECRAYYGLGTIYDRQEEYYKAIEYYKKAIELNPIYDRAYFFLADSYEKINERNKAKESYKKAIEINNKDFWSHTNLGSMYEEDNENEQAYYHMKRALEIIPNHYMALFNMGVILKKLGRINEAIDYYEKSIMENEEYAYGYLNLSIIYKENRDYKNAIEVISRGIEYNPHVAVLYYNRACFYININLYDRALKDIITSYKIEPRLKRYIKKDEELNPIKAFKAYKLVFEKE; encoded by the coding sequence TTGGCACGTAAATTTAAAATAGAAGGACAACTTATAAAGGCTTTAAGATTCTATGAAAAGGCGTATAAACAGCCAGGGGCAAAGGACGATGTGGAACTTTTACTAGATATGGCCATAAATTATGATGAGTTTGAAAATGAAGCTATGGCAGAGGAAAAATATTGGGAAGTTCTTGCTGTGGATAAAGAAGAGTGTAGAGCCTATTATGGATTAGGTACCATATATGACAGACAAGAAGAATATTATAAGGCCATTGAATATTACAAAAAAGCCATAGAATTAAACCCTATATATGATAGGGCATATTTTTTCTTAGCAGATTCTTATGAAAAAATAAATGAAAGAAATAAGGCAAAAGAATCCTATAAAAAGGCAATAGAAATTAATAATAAGGATTTTTGGTCTCATACTAATTTAGGTTCCATGTATGAAGAAGATAATGAAAACGAGCAGGCCTATTACCACATGAAAAGGGCATTAGAAATAATTCCTAATCACTATATGGCCCTTTTTAATATGGGGGTCATATTGAAGAAACTAGGAAGAATAAATGAGGCAATAGACTATTATGAAAAATCCATAATGGAAAATGAAGAATATGCCTATGGATATTTAAATTTAAGTATAATATACAAGGAGAATAGGGATTATAAAAATGCCATAGAAGTGATATCTAGAGGAATTGAATATAATCCTCATGTGGCAGTATTATACTACAATAGGGCTTGTTTTTATATAAATATAAACTTATATGACAGAGCTTTAAAAGACATTATAACATCTTATAAAATTGAACCAAGGTTAAAAAGATATATTAAAAAAGATGAGGAATTGAATCCAATAAAGGCTTTTAAAGCATATAAACTAGTATTTGAAAAGGAGTAG
- a CDS encoding ArsA-related P-loop ATPase, whose amino-acid sequence MQYANLEGFEVIVFDTTPTGHTLRWLELPMDWSK is encoded by the coding sequence ATCCAATATGCAAATCTAGAAGGTTTCGAAGTGATTGTATTTGATACTACACCTACAGGACATACACTAAGATGGCTTGAACTTCCAATGGATTGGAGTAAATAA